CCGGATGGTGGACGACGACATCCCGCTGACCCACGAGTTCCTGTCCGTGATGCTCGGGGTCCGGCGCCCGGGGGTGACCACGGCCCTGCACCTGCTCGAGGGGTCGAAGATCGTCCGCGCCCGGCGGAGCCACATCATCGTGCTGGACCGCACGAAGCTCGAGGACTCGGCCGGCCACAGCTACGGCGTGCCCGAGATGGAGTACCAGCGCCTCATGGGGACCCCGCCGCAGCTGCGGGCGGTTCTCGAGACCGGTCGCGTGGCGATCGTCTGAACGGTCGCGCGGCGAGCGGCTGAACGGCTCAGATCTCCAGGAGTGCATAAGGCCTGCCGGTCGGCTTGGGGATCGCCCAGGCCACGTTGTAGACCGGGCAGCCTCGCGGCGTGCGGCCCTCGTAGCTGCCCCGGTGGGCATGGCCGTGCACGATCGCGTCGACCTCGAAGCGGTCGATCGTCTCGGCGAGGCGGGAGGAGCCCAGGAAGGGGTAGATCTCGCGCGGCTCGCCCTCGACCGTCTCGGGGACGGGCGCATAGTGGAGCACGACCAGGGACCGCCCGGTCTTCACCGTCCGCATAGCGTTCTCGAGCTGCATCGCCTCGGCGATCGATTCCGACACGAACGTCTTGATGGCGGGCTCCCCGAAGGCGCCCAGCATGCGCGCGCCGAAGCCGCCCGGAAACCCCTTCACCCCGACGAAGCCGACGCCGTTCACCTCGCAGCTCGACCCGTCGAGGAGCTTCAGGCCGGCGTTGCACAGGATGTGCTTCACCTCATCGACCTTGCCGCACTCGTAGTCGTGGTTGCCCAGCACCCCGATCAGCGGCAGGGACGCGGCCCTGAGCTGCTCGGCCAGCAGTTCGGCCTCCTTCGGGGAGCCGGTGTCGGTGAGGTCGCCGGCCAGGACGAGCACGTCCGCCGACTGGGCGATCTCGGCAAACAGCGCCCGCAGGGGGCCGGGATCCTGTCCCTCCCTGACATGGATGTCGCCGAGCGCGGCCACCCTCAGGGGCGCGCCGTCCAGGCCGTTGCCGTTCGCCTCAGCCATTGCGCCATTCTCCCTCGCCCCCGACGTCGGCAAAGCCCCATTCCTCGACCGCGACGGCATAGTCGATGCGGCTCAGCATGCGGCCCCGGCAGACCTTCATCTCCGGCGGGGGCAGGTTGCGCTGGTGGCTCAGCCGGTCGATCAGCTCCGACATCAGCCAGGCCGGGACCTTGTTGCGCTCCGTGGGGTAGATCCAGCGGAAGTTGAGGAGGTGGATCAGGAGCACCTCCCAGTGCAGTTCCATGTAGTTGAGCAGCCGGTGCCAGTCGATCGCGTCGGACTGCTTCAGGATCACGTGAACCACGTCTGCGCCGTCGTAGCGGTGGCGGAGCTGGATGAAGGCCTTCGACCAGATCAGCTCGGTCGGGCCGACGATGCGCACGACGGAGCCGAACAGCTCGATCTGGCGGGCGTCCTCGAACCATTGCTCGTTGACCGGCATGGTGCCGTTGGAGGAGGCGAAGATCACGTCGAAGAAGTGCTCGCCCTTGTAGACCTTGCCGAGCCAGCGCTCGTCCTCGATCTCCACGGGATAGCCGAGGCTCTGGAAGTGGCTGAGGATGCGCGGATAGTCGCCGGCCTTGCAGAAGACGTCGAGGTCCTTGGTCGGCCGGCTGATCCCCGTGTAGGCGCTGACCGCGTAGGTGCCTGCGAGCAGGAAGGGGTGGCCGAGACGGGTGAGCTCGGCGAGCGCCTCCGCATAGAAGCTCTCCGCCTCCGGGCTGACGGGGTGGGGGGCGGCGGCGGCCTCGATGAGGGTCACGTCGGTCACGTCGGAGGGTCCTGGCTCGGCTCGGCGCACGGGCGCGCGCCGGAGAAGGGGTTTCCCAACAAGCGGCGCGGCTTGTGAAAGTTCCCCGTCGGGCTCCCGGCGGAACCGGCCGGGAGGGCCGCGGTTGTCGGTGCGAAGAGAGGTGCGCGGATGGCCCGCGTACCGTCCGGCGACAGCCAGAGGCGCCCCTTGCAGACTTTGCTCACCGCCGAATTCGCACCGATGGAGGCCAGGCTGGTCGACGGCCTGCCGGAGGGCGACGGCTGGCGCTTCGAGCCGAAGTGGGACGGGTTCCGCTGCCTGGCCTTCAAGGACGGCGACACGGTGGAACTCCTCGGCAAGTCCGGCAAGCCGCTCGGCCGCTACTTCCCCGAAATCGTCGAGGCCTGCCGGCGGGTGCGGCCTGACCGCTTCGTGCTCGACGGGGAGCTGATCGTGCCGGCGGGGGAGACGCTCTCCTTCGAGGCGCTCGAGGCGCGGCTGCACCCGGCGGCGAGCCGGGTGGCCCGGCTTTCCCGCGAGACGCCGGCGCGGATGATGCTGTTCGACTGCCTGATGATGGACGGGACGCCGACGGTGGCCGACGCCTACACGAGCCGGAGGGCCGCGCTCGACCGGCTGGTCGCCGCTTTCGCGGGCGAGCCGGCATTCGCGGTCTCGCCCTATACCGAGGACCGGCCCACCGCCGCGCGCTGGCTCGCCGGGGTGGGCGGGGCGCTGGACGGCGTGGTGGCCAAGCGGCTCGACGAACCCTACCGGCCCGGCGAGCGGGCGATGGTCAAGGTCAAGCGGCACCGGAGCGCCGACTGCGTGGTGGGCGGCTTCCGCTACGAGGCGGGAACCCGGCAGGTCGGCTCGCTGCTCCTCGGCCTCTATGACGCCGAGGGCCGGCTCGACCACGTCGGCTTCACCTCCGGCATCCTCGACAAGGACAAGCCGGCGCTGACGGCGCGGCTGGAGGCGCTGGTCGGGCCGCCCGGCTTCGACGGGCGCGCGCCCGGAGGACCGAGCCGCTGGAACGTCGGCAAGGACACGCGCTGGGAGCCGCTGAGGCCGGAGATCGTGGTGGAGGTCCGCTACGACCACGTGACCGCCGGCCGGTTCCGGCACGGGACGCGGCTCCTCCGGTTCCGGCCCGACAAGGCGCCACGCGATTGCGGCTTCGACCAGATCGGCCGCGAGCCGATGCCGGCCGAGGTGCTGGCAGGGGTCACGGGAGGGGCGGGATGAGCGGGACGGCGATCGACTTCGAGGGCGTCCGTCTGACGAGCCCTGACAAGGTGCTCTATCCCGAACAGGGCGTCACCAAACTCGCGCTCGCGGAATACTACCGCGCCGTCGCGCCCGCGATGCTGCCCCATGTAGCCGACCGGCCGATCACGCTGGTGCGCTGCCCCGCCGGACAGGAAAAGACCTGCTTCTACCAGCGCCACGCCGGTTCGGGCGTTTCCGACAGCCTCGGCCAGGTGGTGGTCCCGGGGTTCGAGGAGCCCTACCTCTATCTCCGCGACGCGGCGGGTCTCTTCGCGCTCGTGCAGATGGGCGTCCTGGAGATCCATCCTTGGGGGGCCCGGCGCGACCGGCCGGACCGGCCCGACCGGGTCGTCTTCGACTTCGATCCGGGTGAGGGGGTGACGTTCGCCGACGTGGTGGCGGCGGCGCTCGACATGCGGGCGCGGCTCGGGAGGCTGGGGCTCGTCGGGGTGTGCAAGACATCGGGGGGCAAGGGACTGCACCTCGTGGTGCCGATCGAGCGGCGGCACGACTATCCGGAGGTGAAGGCCTTCGCCAAGGCGGTTTCCGAGCAGGCCGCCCGCGAGATGCCCGAGCGCTACCTGACGCGGATCTCCAAGGCCGAGCGCGTCGGGCGCATCCTCATCGACTACCTCCGGAACGATCCGACCTCGACCGCGATCGCACCCTATTCGACACGGGCTCGCCCCAAGGCGACCGTGTCGACGCCGCTCGACTGGAGCGAGGTGACGCCGGGGCTCGACCCGGCGTGCTTCACGATCGAAACCGTGCCGATACGGCTCCAAGGCCTGGGCGACCCCTGGGCGTCGGTCGGCGACATCCGGCAGAGGCTGCCGCGCTAGCGGCAGGGCGACGGGCCGAGGGGCGGGTGCTCCGACGGCAACGGGAGGCGGCGCATGACGGGCGAGACGCGTGACCAGACCCCGGGACCGGCGACGAACCCCGGCGACGAGGCGCCTCCGGGGACGCCGGGCACCGGCGAGACCCTCTGCCCGGATTGCCGGGGCACGGGGATGCGGGCCGACGGGCCCTGCCGGACCTGCGGGGGAACGGGGCGGGTCACGAAAGGGATCGGCGGCGCCTGAGCCCCGGGCCTGGCCTTCAGCGCCGCGGCGCAACGGTCCCGACGGCCTCGGGGCGCTGCGCCTCCGGGCCGCGGTCGGGCACGAGCAGGTGGCCGAACAGGATCGCCAGGAACAGAGAGCCGAGCACGGGGGCGAGCAGCAGTGCCGCGATCCGCAGCCGGGCGGCGAGGCGCGAGCCCTCGGGCCCGAAGTAGGGGCCCGGGCCGGCCGGCGGTCTGAATGCGTTGTTGTCGGCAGGTGTCATCACGAATCCCGGGGGTGGCCGCCGCATCTGGGCACCGCTCGCGCGCATCATTCCCGACTTGCCGGGGCCCGGGAATCCTACGTTCGGCTATGTATCGCGGCGGACGGTCCGGCCGGGGAACGGCCCTGCGCCCGACCGCCACGGCAATCCTCGCGTTGGGCGTCGAGCCGCAACCGTCGCGAAGGCGACACAGCCGAGATGGACGTGGCACCCACCTCCGGGACCCGGGCGCACCCTCTCCCGCCCGTTCCCGGCCGGAGCGCAGCGCAGGGCCGGCGGCCCCGGCATGCAGCGCGCCGATCCCGTCCGAGGCATCAAAAATTCTTGTATTCAAGCGAAAGCTTGTGTAGTCTTTGATCGGACGGTCAAGACCTGACCGGACGGTTTCCTCCGCCTGCATGCCGCTTCGGGCCCCCATCGGGGGCCCGCTTTCTTCGCCGGCCTGCCGCAGCGGCAGATCTCCTTTCCTAACACCATGAACCCGCGGGCCTTTCCAGACCGTGGAGACCTGCCGCACACTGGGCAGGACGATGGTCTGGAGAGAATCGGATGGCGGGTGGCGTTGATCCCGGGGCGTTCAAGGACGCGCTGCTCGTCCTCGGCACCGCCGGGATCGTCGTACCGCTGATGCACCGGCTGAAGGTCACCCCCATCCTGGGCTTCCTGGCGGCCGGCGCCATCCTGGGACCGCGCGGCCTCGGCCAGTTCGCCGACAGGGTGCCGGGCCTCTCCTGGGTCACGATCGAGCAGACCGAGGAGATCGTCGGGATCGCCGAGCTCGGCATCGTGTTCCTGCTCTTCATGATCGGTCTGGAGCTGTCGCTCGGCCGCCTGTCGACCATGCGGCGGCTCGTCTTCGGGCTCGGCGGGCTGCAGGTGGTCATCACCGCGATCGTGCTCGGCGGGCTCCTGTCGCGCCTCGGGCTGTCGGCGGAGGCCTCGCTGCTGATCGGGGCCTGCCTGTCGCTCTCCTCCACGGCGATCGTGGTCGAACTCCTGGCGCGCCGGAAGCGGCTGACTTCGACCACCGGCCGGGTGACCTTTTCGGTCCTGCTCTTCCAGGACCTCGCGGTCGTGCCGCTGCTGTTCCTCGTCAACACCTTCGGGACGCGGACGGACGGTTCGTTCCTGGGCGGGCTGTCGATGGCGCTCGTCCAGGCCGTGGTGGCGATCGCGGTCATCGTGGCGGTCGGCAAGCTGGCGCTGGCGCCGCTCTTCCGCATCGTGGCGGAGACCGACAACCCGGAACTCTTCGTCGCCGCGACCCTGCTGGTCGTGGTCGGCACCGGGGTGGCGAGCGCGGCCGCCGGTCTCTCGATGGCGCTCGGCGCCTTCGTGGCCGGGCTGCTGATCGCCGAGACCGAGTATCGGCGCGCCGTAGAGGCGACCATCGAGCCCTTCAAGGGTCTCCTGCTCGGCGTCTTCTTCTTTTCCGTGGGGATGTCGATCGACATCGGCCGGCTGATCGCCAACCCGCTCCTGCTTGTCGGCCTCGCGCTCGCGCTAGTCGCCGTCAAGGGGCTAATCGTGCTCCTGCTCGGCCGGCTGTTCGGCCTCTCCTGGCCGGTCTCGATCGAGGCGGCGGCGCTCATCGGCCCGGGTGGCGAGTTCGCCTTCATCGTGGTCGGGCTGGCGACCGCCTACGGGATCGTGGACGCGGAGACGAACGGGGTGGCGCTGGCGGTGGTCTCGCTCACCATGGCGGTGCTGCCCTTCGTGGGCGATCTCGGGCGCAGCCTGGCGAGGCATTTCGAGACGGCCGGGCCGGTGGACCCGGAGACGCTGGTGGCGCCGCCGGAGAGCCAGGGCCACCGGACCATCGTGGTGGGCTTCGGCCGGGTCGGCGAAGTCGTCTCCACCATGCTGAAGCATCACAGGCAGCCCTTCATCGCCATCGACCGCGACCCGACCACGGTCACGCTCGGCCGCCGCAAGGGCTGGCCAGTCTATTTCGGCGACGTCACCAACGCGATGTTCCTGAAGAGCTGCGGGATCGACACGGCTGACGCGGTGGTCATCACCATCAACAACCCGACGCTGGTCGACCGCGTGGTGGAGGCGGTCCGCGCCATCCGGGGGGACGTGGTGATCGTGGCCCGCGCGCGCGACGCGGCGCATGCGACCAGGCTCTACGGCATGGGGGTGGCGGACGCGGTGCCGGAGACGATTGAGGCGAGCCTGCAGCTCTCCGAGGCGACGCTGGTCGGCCTCGGCGTGCCGATGGGGCCGGTGATCGCCTCGATCCACGACAAGCGCGACGAGTTCCGCCGGATCCTGAAGCAGCGGCGGAGAGGGGCGGCCGGGGACTGAAAGTCCGTCGCATTTTACGGATCCGCGTAGCCGATCCTTAAGATCCCGGACCGTAGGCTCGATCCCTCATCGGAGGGTCGAGACCGTGACGAGCGCCGGCACTGCCTACCTGTACAGCCTGATCGTGCCCGTCCGGGACGACGAGGCCGCGCTGCCGCAGATTCTCGGCCGTCTCGAGCGCATCATGGACCGGCTCGACGGCCCGGCGGAGGTCGTCTTCGTCGACGACGGCAGCCGGGATTCCACGCCGATCGTGCTCGCGGCGCGCGTGAGCGCGGACCCGCGCCTGCGCTACGTCCGGCTCGACCGCCCCTACGGCCGCAAGGCGTCCGTCACGGCAGGGCTCGAGGCGGCGTCGGGTGCGGCAATGATCATCCTCGAGAAGGGTCTCGACGAGGAGCCGGACGTGATCCTCGCGTTGGCGGAGCGCTGGCGGGAGGGCCACGGCATCGTGGCGGTCACCCGCCCGGCGACCGGCTGGCGCCGGCTGCTCGGGCGGCTGCCGCTGGCCCCGCGGTCCGAGGTCCGCCTCGTCGACCGCCGCATTTTCGACGTCTGGCGCGCTCTGCCGGCAGCCCATCGGGACGCCGCCTGGGTGGAGGGCGTGCCGCAGGCCGTCGTCCCGATCGCCGCGCCGTCGGAGCGCCTGCGTCGTGGCCG
This window of the Prosthecomicrobium sp. N25 genome carries:
- a CDS encoding metallophosphoesterase family protein translates to MAEANGNGLDGAPLRVAALGDIHVREGQDPGPLRALFAEIAQSADVLVLAGDLTDTGSPKEAELLAEQLRAASLPLIGVLGNHDYECGKVDEVKHILCNAGLKLLDGSSCEVNGVGFVGVKGFPGGFGARMLGAFGEPAIKTFVSESIAEAMQLENAMRTVKTGRSLVVLHYAPVPETVEGEPREIYPFLGSSRLAETIDRFEVDAIVHGHAHRGSYEGRTPRGCPVYNVAWAIPKPTGRPYALLEI
- a CDS encoding ATP-dependent DNA ligase; the protein is MARVPSGDSQRRPLQTLLTAEFAPMEARLVDGLPEGDGWRFEPKWDGFRCLAFKDGDTVELLGKSGKPLGRYFPEIVEACRRVRPDRFVLDGELIVPAGETLSFEALEARLHPAASRVARLSRETPARMMLFDCLMMDGTPTVADAYTSRRAALDRLVAAFAGEPAFAVSPYTEDRPTAARWLAGVGGALDGVVAKRLDEPYRPGERAMVKVKRHRSADCVVGGFRYEAGTRQVGSLLLGLYDAEGRLDHVGFTSGILDKDKPALTARLEALVGPPGFDGRAPGGPSRWNVGKDTRWEPLRPEIVVEVRYDHVTAGRFRHGTRLLRFRPDKAPRDCGFDQIGREPMPAEVLAGVTGGAG
- the ligD gene encoding non-homologous end-joining DNA ligase, which encodes MSGTAIDFEGVRLTSPDKVLYPEQGVTKLALAEYYRAVAPAMLPHVADRPITLVRCPAGQEKTCFYQRHAGSGVSDSLGQVVVPGFEEPYLYLRDAAGLFALVQMGVLEIHPWGARRDRPDRPDRVVFDFDPGEGVTFADVVAAALDMRARLGRLGLVGVCKTSGGKGLHLVVPIERRHDYPEVKAFAKAVSEQAAREMPERYLTRISKAERVGRILIDYLRNDPTSTAIAPYSTRARPKATVSTPLDWSEVTPGLDPACFTIETVPIRLQGLGDPWASVGDIRQRLPR
- a CDS encoding cation:proton antiporter domain-containing protein, giving the protein MAGGVDPGAFKDALLVLGTAGIVVPLMHRLKVTPILGFLAAGAILGPRGLGQFADRVPGLSWVTIEQTEEIVGIAELGIVFLLFMIGLELSLGRLSTMRRLVFGLGGLQVVITAIVLGGLLSRLGLSAEASLLIGACLSLSSTAIVVELLARRKRLTSTTGRVTFSVLLFQDLAVVPLLFLVNTFGTRTDGSFLGGLSMALVQAVVAIAVIVAVGKLALAPLFRIVAETDNPELFVAATLLVVVGTGVASAAAGLSMALGAFVAGLLIAETEYRRAVEATIEPFKGLLLGVFFFSVGMSIDIGRLIANPLLLVGLALALVAVKGLIVLLLGRLFGLSWPVSIEAAALIGPGGEFAFIVVGLATAYGIVDAETNGVALAVVSLTMAVLPFVGDLGRSLARHFETAGPVDPETLVAPPESQGHRTIVVGFGRVGEVVSTMLKHHRQPFIAIDRDPTTVTLGRRKGWPVYFGDVTNAMFLKSCGIDTADAVVITINNPTLVDRVVEAVRAIRGDVVIVARARDAAHATRLYGMGVADAVPETIEASLQLSEATLVGLGVPMGPVIASIHDKRDEFRRILKQRRRGAAGD
- a CDS encoding glycosyltransferase, translated to MTSAGTAYLYSLIVPVRDDEAALPQILGRLERIMDRLDGPAEVVFVDDGSRDSTPIVLAARVSADPRLRYVRLDRPYGRKASVTAGLEAASGAAMIILEKGLDEEPDVILALAERWREGHGIVAVTRPATGWRRLLGRLPLAPRSEVRLVDRRIFDVWRALPAAHRDAAWVEGVPQAVVPIAAPSERLRRGRPRSNPLAGGDAGPFPESAEPLRFALGVGLAVMALSLASGLGLVAAGFGNGPSGGLQAAMLAQTGVLGIAMTVLGFAGFHVARLSSPGGDLRTYVIGHRIGFDRPAATPLAAPAETPAEAPAVVADTTRAAS